The following are encoded in a window of Mycobacterium vicinigordonae genomic DNA:
- a CDS encoding MinD/ParA family ATP-binding protein, with protein MPADYDALFRPAKVSDSRDDEAEQTFFDPNALTGSAQRGDRESAAAPAVDWSQANAPAPVAPPAAPLASPSPTTPPSRPPMPIRPPPPAAAEPPPAPPEPPELPPPPAALAPPAEPPAAPPEPEAASPQPVQAGGPATAAKSPLPPMPIGGPPPPPPPALPPYDPEPTPVTPAPVTSEPALPTPRPPSQPAPETAEAPQPQHISAGPPAAPPAPPAVPEPPTPPRARKPPPVARTEVPPPRRATGGGSPPVRWDRPPHGEPSRPTPEDTRTQRVRVGGNQQHPPPPVEPAPAATAPPSAEPPRRARRGHRYLPDPESGELDPEGGPYFRVPMPENKVRQARPAEPPTVPFQLNEPAPAPRAPAPPQAGRPTPSPAADKRRATVPPARPATPAPPPSAPTPTPPRAAASTPTLAPQPHIQPLQQGTKPVPQRGWRRGFYRLTRINPGLSPDEKYELSLHARVRRKPRGAYQIGMLGLKGGVGKTTTTVTLGTVLAQVRGDRILGLDADPGCGNLAERAGRTSPSSIADLVSDKNVSHYNDVRAHISVNADNLEVLPTAEYSTAARGLSGEDVRSAFDTVSKFYNLVLADCGPGLFDPVTRGVLETASAIVIVTNVSVDSARQAESALEWLRHNGYQDLLERVVVVVNHAAVGETNVAEKQLVRQFQQLVRPDRVVLLPWDKHIATGTEIQLDQLDPAYKRRVLELAAALSDDFERAGRR; from the coding sequence ATGCCGGCCGACTATGACGCGCTCTTTCGGCCCGCCAAGGTTTCCGATTCGCGGGATGACGAAGCCGAGCAAACTTTTTTCGATCCGAACGCATTGACCGGTTCCGCTCAAAGAGGAGATCGGGAATCGGCTGCCGCGCCAGCGGTCGATTGGTCTCAGGCGAACGCGCCGGCCCCGGTCGCACCCCCTGCGGCTCCGCTTGCATCGCCGTCGCCAACCACGCCACCGAGCAGGCCGCCGATGCCGATCCGCCCTCCGCCGCCCGCTGCTGCGGAGCCGCCACCCGCGCCACCGGAACCGCCGGAACTGCCACCCCCGCCGGCCGCGCTAGCCCCGCCCGCGGAGCCGCCAGCCGCACCGCCGGAGCCCGAAGCTGCATCCCCGCAACCCGTACAGGCCGGCGGGCCGGCCACTGCGGCGAAATCCCCTCTGCCGCCAATGCCCATCGGCGGACCACCGCCACCGCCGCCGCCCGCACTCCCGCCGTACGACCCCGAGCCCACACCGGTGACGCCCGCACCGGTGACGTCCGAGCCCGCGCTGCCCACGCCCCGGCCGCCGTCGCAGCCAGCGCCTGAGACAGCTGAAGCACCTCAGCCGCAACATATTTCAGCCGGCCCGCCCGCGGCACCGCCCGCCCCGCCGGCCGTGCCGGAGCCCCCCACTCCGCCCCGCGCCCGCAAACCGCCGCCCGTGGCCCGCACCGAAGTGCCACCTCCGCGCCGTGCGACCGGCGGCGGATCGCCGCCGGTGCGATGGGACCGACCGCCGCACGGCGAACCCAGCCGGCCCACACCCGAGGACACCCGCACACAACGGGTCCGCGTGGGCGGAAACCAGCAACACCCACCACCACCGGTCGAACCCGCGCCGGCCGCGACAGCACCCCCGTCGGCCGAGCCGCCGAGGCGAGCGCGCCGCGGACACCGCTATCTACCCGATCCCGAGTCCGGGGAGCTTGATCCGGAGGGTGGCCCCTACTTCCGCGTCCCAATGCCCGAAAACAAGGTCCGGCAGGCGCGCCCGGCGGAACCGCCGACCGTGCCGTTCCAGCTCAACGAACCCGCCCCAGCCCCGCGGGCGCCCGCCCCCCCGCAAGCGGGCCGGCCGACCCCGTCGCCGGCTGCTGACAAGCGACGCGCAACGGTGCCGCCGGCTCGCCCAGCGACGCCTGCACCACCACCTTCGGCACCCACCCCGACGCCACCGCGAGCCGCGGCCTCGACGCCCACGCTTGCACCCCAACCGCATATCCAGCCTCTCCAGCAGGGCACCAAGCCCGTACCCCAACGGGGCTGGCGCCGTGGCTTTTACCGGCTCACCCGGATCAACCCCGGCCTGTCGCCGGACGAGAAATACGAGTTGAGCCTGCACGCCCGGGTCCGCCGCAAACCGCGCGGCGCGTATCAGATCGGGATGCTCGGCCTCAAGGGCGGCGTCGGCAAAACAACGACCACCGTCACGTTGGGCACCGTGCTCGCGCAAGTGCGCGGCGATCGGATCCTGGGCCTGGACGCGGATCCCGGCTGCGGAAACCTCGCCGAGCGTGCAGGCCGTACGTCGCCCTCGTCTATTGCGGATCTGGTGTCCGACAAGAACGTCTCGCACTACAACGACGTACGCGCACACATCAGCGTGAACGCCGACAACCTCGAGGTCTTGCCGACCGCCGAGTACAGCACCGCTGCGCGCGGGCTCAGTGGCGAGGACGTGCGCTCTGCCTTCGACACCGTCTCGAAGTTCTACAATCTGGTGCTCGCCGATTGCGGGCCGGGCTTGTTCGACCCGGTGACACGCGGAGTACTGGAGACTGCGTCGGCGATCGTGATCGTCACCAACGTTTCGGTGGACAGTGCGCGACAGGCCGAAAGCGCGCTGGAATGGTTGCGCCACAACGGGTATCAGGACCTGCTCGAGCGCGTTGTGGTGGTCGTCAACCACGCCGCGGTCGGTGAGACCAACGTCGCGGAAAAGCAGTTGGTGCGACAGTTCCAACAGCTGGTACGGCCCGACCGGGTGGTGCTGCTGCCCTGGGACAAGCACATCGCCACCGGGACCGAAATTCAGCTCGACCAACTCGACCCCGCCTACAAACGCCGGGTACTCGAGCTGGCCGCGGCTCTGTCCGACGATTTCGAAAGGGCGGGACGTCGTTGA
- the eccE gene encoding type VII secretion protein EccE, with product MRNPVRLRFTTGHTLVLTVLMPLCILLFAPTHYWWAGIVLVAVGAVVAFVTFFDRRLTGWVATVFAWLRRRRTPPDVPSEPEVGATVKPGDHVAVRWRRDHLIAVIELKPRPFTPTVIVDGVAHTDDVLDTRLLEHLLEVHCPELEADIVSAGFRVGHTAAPEVVKLYQQVIGADPAPSNRRTWIMLRADPERTRRSAQRRDEGVAGLARYLVASATRVADDLASHGVDAACGRSFDDYDHATDIGFLREKWSTIKGRDSYTAAYTALGGPDQWWSARADHTITRVRIRPGRPPQATVLLTTAGKPKTPRGFTRLFGGQRSALTGQDLVTNRHCQIPIGSAGVLVGETVNRCSVYMPFDDVDVSLNLGDAQTFTQFVVRAAAAGATVTVGAHFEEFARLVGAQVGPAAKVAWPNATTYLGPHAGVDKVILRHNLIGTPRHRELPIRRVSPPEESRFQLALPK from the coding sequence ATGAGGAACCCGGTCCGGCTGCGGTTCACCACCGGCCACACCTTGGTGCTGACGGTGCTGATGCCGCTCTGCATTCTGCTGTTCGCCCCCACGCATTACTGGTGGGCGGGAATCGTGCTGGTCGCGGTCGGCGCCGTCGTAGCCTTTGTCACCTTCTTCGACCGCCGGCTTACCGGGTGGGTGGCGACGGTATTCGCATGGTTGCGCCGGCGTCGGACCCCGCCGGACGTGCCGTCGGAGCCGGAAGTCGGAGCGACGGTCAAACCGGGCGATCACGTTGCGGTGCGCTGGCGCCGCGATCACCTGATTGCGGTGATCGAACTCAAGCCGCGTCCGTTCACGCCGACGGTGATCGTCGACGGGGTGGCCCACACCGACGACGTGCTGGACACCCGACTGCTCGAACACCTCCTCGAGGTGCACTGTCCCGAGCTGGAAGCCGATATCGTGTCGGCCGGGTTCCGGGTGGGCCACACCGCCGCACCGGAGGTGGTGAAGCTGTATCAGCAGGTGATTGGCGCCGACCCGGCGCCGTCCAACCGCCGGACCTGGATCATGCTGCGCGCCGACCCCGAACGCACCCGCCGCTCGGCGCAGCGTCGCGACGAAGGCGTCGCCGGATTGGCCCGGTACTTGGTGGCCTCGGCGACGCGGGTCGCCGACGACCTAGCCAGCCATGGCGTCGACGCGGCATGCGGACGCAGTTTCGACGATTACGACCATGCCACCGACATTGGGTTCCTACGGGAGAAATGGTCGACCATCAAGGGCCGCGACTCTTACACCGCCGCGTACACCGCGTTGGGAGGTCCCGACCAGTGGTGGTCGGCGCGCGCCGACCACACCATCACCAGGGTCCGGATTCGGCCCGGCAGGCCGCCGCAGGCCACGGTGCTGCTGACCACCGCGGGCAAACCGAAGACGCCGCGCGGCTTCACCCGCCTGTTCGGCGGTCAGCGGTCCGCGTTGACGGGCCAGGATCTGGTCACCAACCGGCACTGCCAGATCCCCATCGGGTCGGCCGGGGTGCTGGTGGGTGAGACAGTGAACCGCTGCTCGGTGTACATGCCGTTTGACGACGTCGACGTGAGCCTCAATCTCGGTGACGCGCAGACGTTTACGCAATTTGTGGTGCGCGCCGCCGCCGCGGGCGCAACGGTGACCGTCGGCGCGCACTTCGAGGAGTTCGCCCGGCTGGTGGGCGCGCAGGTCGGACCCGCCGCCAAGGTGGCGTGGCCGAACGCGACGACGTATCTGGGCCCGCACGCTGGCGTGGACAAGGTGATCCTGCGGCACAACCTGATCGGCACCCCACGGCACCGGGAGTTGCCGATCCGGCGGGTGTCTCCGCCCGAAGAAAGCCGATTTCAATTGGCTCTGCCCAAGTAG
- a CDS encoding secretion protein EspK, with protein sequence MGIPRPTGEYASQMLEPGAWPQADEDTFYDRAQEYNRMLRKVTDVMDAARRQQVEVFDGGVWSGGAASAANGALGTNLTEMSTLQDYLATVITWHQHVAGLIAQAKAEIGNNVDGAQREISILENDQELEAEARVAAINAVVRATHDANTSLVAETAEQVLASKNWKPPHNALQDLLHQVTPPAPDVPTLVVPTPSAPTPIGPAPTPFEPTPANPYQPVAPDAPVTPVIPTPFEPTPANPFDPVGPGTPVTPVSPGAPVTPVLPVNPPLKPPVDPSRPVTPDTPATPAQPYPGQPGTPVAPVNPAPKPAPVNPTPSAPSPLPTPPSPNQPPIPAGPGTSPGPTTTTEPTHVKPAAATDLSPGHTGQPAASPGPANRTDDASAAVAPAAATGMPAPARGPSVGAGSAPKAAASSQGTGAAAASGTRAAGGRAPQVGKAPVAASTRAASARTAPPARPDNDAEQRKPADDVTALPSVPVSAARAARDAVAAAVGAGGAKKDPLRLARRVAAALNARDSGGDDDYGFFWITAVTTDGDIVVANSYGLAYIPEGVRLPAKVFMASADRAIPADEKACTATYPVLAVQGWAAFHDLKLRAVIGTAEQLANSDPGVAKMILEADDIPDTGKMAGRPRLEVVDPPAAAQLQEADDLRLLDLLPPAPADQNAPDDERHMLWFDLMKPMTSTAIGREIAHLRAFHVYAEHCRDLALHQAYGAADGQAKRPAVEEFLYWRCVAELLDRALAETS encoded by the coding sequence ATGGGCATTCCGAGACCGACGGGCGAGTACGCCAGTCAGATGCTCGAGCCCGGCGCCTGGCCGCAGGCCGATGAGGACACGTTCTACGACCGCGCGCAGGAGTACAACCGCATGCTGCGCAAGGTCACCGATGTGATGGACGCCGCGCGTCGCCAGCAGGTCGAGGTGTTCGACGGTGGCGTCTGGTCGGGTGGTGCCGCGAGCGCGGCCAACGGCGCGCTGGGGACCAATCTGACCGAGATGAGCACGCTGCAGGACTATCTGGCCACCGTCATCACCTGGCACCAGCATGTCGCCGGATTGATCGCACAGGCCAAGGCAGAAATAGGCAACAACGTCGACGGCGCTCAGCGCGAGATCAGCATCCTGGAAAACGATCAGGAATTGGAAGCCGAGGCACGCGTCGCTGCCATCAACGCCGTGGTGCGGGCCACGCATGACGCCAACACCAGTTTGGTCGCCGAAACGGCGGAACAGGTGCTGGCATCAAAGAATTGGAAACCGCCGCACAACGCACTGCAGGACCTGCTGCACCAAGTGACCCCCCCGGCCCCGGATGTGCCGACCCTGGTGGTTCCGACGCCGAGCGCGCCGACCCCGATTGGCCCGGCCCCCACGCCGTTCGAGCCGACGCCGGCCAATCCTTATCAACCGGTCGCGCCGGATGCCCCGGTGACACCGGTGATCCCGACGCCGTTCGAGCCGACGCCGGCCAATCCGTTCGACCCGGTCGGGCCGGGAACTCCGGTAACGCCGGTAAGCCCGGGTGCGCCGGTAACCCCGGTGCTTCCGGTGAACCCGCCGCTGAAACCTCCGGTCGACCCGAGTCGACCGGTCACCCCTGACACGCCCGCAACCCCGGCCCAACCCTATCCCGGTCAGCCGGGCACCCCCGTTGCGCCGGTCAACCCCGCTCCCAAGCCGGCACCGGTGAACCCGACCCCTTCGGCTCCGAGCCCGTTGCCGACACCGCCCTCGCCGAATCAGCCGCCGATACCCGCAGGTCCGGGCACGTCCCCGGGGCCCACCACAACCACCGAGCCCACCCATGTGAAACCGGCTGCGGCGACCGATCTTTCGCCCGGCCACACCGGTCAACCCGCAGCTTCGCCGGGACCGGCGAATCGCACTGACGACGCGTCTGCGGCCGTGGCACCCGCGGCCGCTACCGGTATGCCGGCGCCGGCACGTGGCCCTTCGGTCGGCGCCGGCTCGGCCCCCAAGGCCGCGGCCTCGAGCCAGGGCACCGGTGCCGCGGCGGCCTCGGGAACGCGTGCCGCGGGCGGGCGCGCTCCGCAGGTGGGCAAGGCGCCGGTTGCCGCGTCGACTCGCGCCGCGTCCGCGCGCACCGCACCGCCAGCACGGCCGGACAACGACGCCGAGCAGAGAAAGCCGGCCGACGATGTGACGGCGCTGCCATCGGTCCCCGTCTCGGCCGCCCGCGCAGCACGCGACGCCGTCGCCGCGGCCGTCGGCGCCGGCGGCGCGAAAAAGGACCCGCTGCGACTGGCTCGACGGGTCGCCGCAGCGCTCAACGCACGCGACAGCGGCGGCGACGACGACTACGGATTCTTCTGGATCACGGCCGTTACCACCGACGGCGACATCGTGGTCGCCAACAGCTACGGACTGGCCTACATCCCCGAGGGTGTCCGGTTGCCCGCCAAGGTGTTCATGGCAAGCGCCGACCGCGCCATTCCCGCCGACGAAAAGGCCTGCACTGCAACATATCCGGTGCTGGCGGTGCAGGGCTGGGCCGCGTTCCACGACCTGAAGCTGCGTGCGGTGATCGGAACCGCGGAGCAGCTGGCGAATTCCGATCCTGGGGTAGCCAAGATGATCCTCGAGGCCGACGACATCCCGGACACCGGCAAGATGGCCGGCCGGCCACGGCTCGAGGTGGTCGACCCGCCGGCGGCGGCCCAGCTGCAAGAAGCCGACGACCTGCGTCTGCTAGACCTGTTGCCGCCGGCCCCAGCGGACCAGAACGCACCTGACGACGAGCGGCACATGCTCTGGTTCGACCTGATGAAGCCCATGACCAGCACGGCCATCGGCCGCGAAATCGCGCATCTGCGCGCGTTCCACGTTTACGCCGAGCACTGTCGAGACCTTGCGCTGCACCAGGCTTACGGGGCGGCGGACGGGCAAGCAAAGCGTCCCGCCGTCGAGGAGTTTTTGTACTGGCGGTGCGTCGCCGAGTTGCTCGACAGGGCACTGGCGGAAACCTCCTGA
- a CDS encoding PPE domain-containing protein has translation MTQPQTVTVDQREILSRADEVEAPMATPPADVPAAPCGLTAAKNAAEQLRLSAQNMRDFLTAGVRERQRLATSLRNAARAYGDVDEEGATALNNDGGEVSGESAGGVGGDNSAGLQDTPQVAAAGDDGFTDLKAAATKLESGDQGASLAAFADGWTQLSFALQGDVKRFRIFENWTGDAATACEASLDQQREWITHMAKLATSLAKQGTYLAQLQLWARRSHPTLADITKLEELSKDPAYKDQAIKLYAEYQSKSEQVLNEYTTKAQLEAVNPPKPPAAIKIDPPPPAQTPGLIPTQVMQAASLAGGGSGSGMQAPMMPMTGGGAGGGMPSGVGAEMSAAGRDAAASLSKEPGIKPMSLGGGGGGGMPSMPLAEAGGAGIAGESVRPAGAGEIGGAGQAGAGRGGGTGGGMGMPMGAHGQAGGGSKSKGAQQDDESLYTEDREWTEAVIGQRRRQDSKESK, from the coding sequence ATGACTCAGCCGCAGACCGTGACGGTGGACCAGCGGGAAATCCTGTCGCGGGCCGACGAGGTGGAGGCCCCCATGGCCACGCCACCGGCAGATGTTCCGGCGGCGCCCTGCGGCCTGACGGCGGCTAAGAACGCGGCCGAACAGCTCAGGCTGTCCGCCCAGAATATGCGCGACTTCCTAACCGCCGGAGTCCGGGAACGCCAGCGACTCGCGACGTCTCTGCGCAACGCGGCCAGGGCCTACGGTGATGTCGATGAAGAAGGCGCCACAGCCCTCAACAACGACGGTGGCGAGGTGTCAGGTGAATCGGCCGGTGGGGTAGGCGGCGACAATTCCGCGGGTCTTCAGGACACTCCACAGGTCGCGGCCGCCGGCGACGACGGATTCACGGACCTCAAGGCTGCTGCAACCAAACTGGAGTCAGGCGACCAGGGCGCCTCGCTGGCCGCCTTCGCCGACGGGTGGACCCAGCTCAGCTTCGCGTTGCAGGGAGACGTCAAGCGGTTCCGCATCTTCGAGAACTGGACGGGTGATGCGGCCACCGCGTGCGAGGCATCGCTGGACCAACAACGCGAGTGGATCACGCATATGGCCAAGCTGGCCACTTCGCTCGCTAAGCAAGGCACCTATCTAGCACAGCTGCAGTTATGGGCGAGACGCTCGCACCCGACGCTGGCCGATATCACCAAACTCGAAGAGCTGTCCAAGGATCCGGCGTATAAGGACCAGGCTATCAAGCTCTACGCCGAGTACCAGTCCAAGTCCGAGCAGGTGCTCAACGAGTACACCACCAAGGCGCAACTGGAAGCGGTGAACCCGCCGAAGCCGCCGGCCGCGATCAAGATCGACCCGCCGCCGCCGGCGCAGACCCCCGGTTTGATCCCCACGCAGGTGATGCAGGCGGCGAGCCTGGCCGGTGGCGGCTCGGGCTCCGGGATGCAGGCCCCGATGATGCCGATGACAGGTGGCGGTGCCGGGGGCGGCATGCCGTCGGGCGTCGGTGCCGAAATGTCGGCGGCCGGGCGGGACGCGGCGGCAAGTCTGTCGAAAGAGCCTGGGATCAAACCGATGTCCCTGGGTGGCGGCGGCGGGGGCGGCATGCCGTCGATGCCGCTGGCAGAGGCGGGTGGGGCCGGCATTGCCGGTGAATCGGTGCGGCCGGCGGGCGCGGGCGAGATCGGCGGCGCCGGACAAGCCGGTGCTGGTCGAGGTGGCGGCACGGGCGGCGGCATGGGAATGCCGATGGGCGCCCACGGACAGGCCGGTGGCGGTTCTAAATCCAAAGGCGCACAACAGGATGACGAGTCGCTGTATACCGAGGACAGAGAATGGACCGAGGCCGTCATTGGTCAACGTCGCCGGCAAGACAGCAAGGAGTCAAAGTGA
- a CDS encoding YbaB/EbfC family nucleoid-associated protein, translating into MEMEPHVAAALALAARFQQALEGTLNQMNAGAFRGKDEAETVEVTINGHQWLTGVRIEDGLIREVGAEAVGARVNEALQNAQAAASKYNAAAGEQLTAALEAMSKAGNA; encoded by the coding sequence ATGGAGATGGAGCCGCACGTCGCGGCGGCTTTGGCGCTGGCGGCACGGTTTCAGCAGGCCCTGGAGGGCACGCTGAATCAGATGAACGCCGGTGCTTTCCGCGGGAAAGACGAGGCTGAGACGGTCGAAGTGACGATCAACGGGCATCAGTGGCTGACCGGCGTGCGCATCGAAGACGGCTTGATACGGGAAGTGGGCGCCGAGGCGGTCGGCGCGCGGGTCAACGAGGCACTGCAGAACGCCCAGGCGGCGGCGAGCAAGTACAACGCCGCGGCGGGCGAGCAGCTGACCGCCGCGCTCGAAGCGATGAGCAAGGCCGGTAACGCTTAA
- the eccD gene encoding type VII secretion integral membrane protein EccD — translation MSAPATSAGSTAAGTTPARPATTRVTVLTGRRMTDLVLPAATPMATYIDETVAVLAELLEDTPAEILAGFDFSAQGVWTFARPGAPPLKLDQSLDEAGVVDGSLLTLVSASRTERYRPLVEDVIDAIAVLDETPEFDRPAVDRFIGVAVPILAVPITLAAMRAWWLTGRSWYWALALGLVGVAVLVGSFVAKRFYQKAEFAECLLAASVPLITAAAAIAVPLPRGVSSLGAPQLAAAATAVLLITLLTRGGPNRRHELSSFAVIAMVALIGAAIAYGYGYQRWVPAGAIAFGLFVVTTAAKLTVAVARIALPPIPAPGETVDNEELLDPVATDETANSETPTWKAIIASVPASAARLTERSALAKQLLVGFVTAGTLILAAGAVAVVTHGHFFVHTMVIATLLMVLCGFRSRLYADRWCAWALLAATVAIPTGVTVKLSLWYPQWAWLILSGYLALVVVSLVITGAMAPIRRISPVAKRISELIDGAVVASVIPLLLWVTGVYDMVRNLRF, via the coding sequence TTGAGCGCACCTGCTACCAGCGCCGGTTCGACCGCTGCGGGCACCACCCCCGCACGACCCGCGACCACGCGGGTGACCGTCCTGACCGGGCGACGGATGACGGACCTGGTGTTGCCCGCGGCGACACCAATGGCTACCTACATCGACGAGACGGTGGCCGTGCTGGCTGAGTTGCTGGAGGACACCCCGGCCGAGATTCTGGCCGGCTTCGACTTTTCCGCCCAGGGCGTCTGGACATTCGCCAGGCCGGGAGCGCCGCCGTTGAAACTTGACCAGTCCCTCGACGAGGCCGGAGTTGTGGACGGATCGCTGCTGACCCTGGTGTCGGCAAGCCGGACCGAACGGTACCGGCCGCTGGTCGAGGACGTCATCGACGCGATCGCGGTGCTCGACGAAACTCCGGAGTTCGACCGCCCGGCAGTCGACCGGTTCATCGGCGTGGCCGTCCCGATCCTGGCCGTGCCGATCACGCTGGCGGCGATGCGAGCGTGGTGGCTGACCGGCCGCAGTTGGTACTGGGCGCTGGCCTTGGGCCTGGTCGGAGTCGCCGTGCTGGTGGGATCGTTCGTGGCCAAGCGCTTCTACCAGAAAGCCGAGTTCGCCGAATGCCTGCTGGCCGCGTCGGTGCCGCTGATCACCGCGGCAGCGGCGATCGCCGTCCCGCTGCCACGCGGGGTGAGCTCGCTGGGCGCGCCCCAACTCGCCGCCGCAGCCACGGCGGTGCTGCTCATCACCTTGCTGACACGCGGGGGTCCGAACCGCCGCCACGAGTTGTCCTCGTTTGCGGTGATCGCCATGGTGGCGCTGATCGGCGCTGCGATCGCGTACGGATACGGCTACCAGCGCTGGGTACCGGCCGGGGCGATCGCGTTCGGCTTGTTCGTCGTGACGACCGCGGCCAAGCTGACCGTCGCCGTCGCCCGGATCGCACTGCCGCCCATTCCCGCGCCGGGCGAAACCGTGGACAACGAGGAACTGCTTGACCCTGTCGCCACCGATGAAACGGCGAACAGCGAGACCCCAACCTGGAAGGCGATCATTGCGTCGGTGCCGGCCTCGGCCGCCCGGCTGACCGAGCGCAGCGCATTGGCCAAGCAACTGTTGGTCGGATTCGTGACCGCAGGAACATTGATCCTGGCGGCCGGCGCCGTCGCGGTCGTCACGCACGGGCACTTCTTCGTCCACACCATGGTGATTGCCACTCTTCTGATGGTGCTGTGCGGGTTCCGGTCCCGCCTGTATGCCGACCGGTGGTGCGCGTGGGCTTTGCTGGCCGCGACGGTTGCGATACCGACGGGTGTGACGGTCAAGCTCAGCCTCTGGTATCCGCAGTGGGCCTGGCTGATCCTCAGCGGCTATCTGGCCCTGGTCGTGGTTTCCTTGGTGATCACCGGCGCGATGGCCCCAATACGGCGTATATCGCCCGTGGCGAAACGTATTTCGGAGCTGATCGACGGGGCGGTGGTCGCATCCGTCATCCCGCTGCTGCTGTGGGTGACCGGCGTCTACGACATGGTGCGCAATCTGCGCTTCTGA
- the mycP gene encoding type VII secretion-associated serine protease mycosin, translating into MHRILSTTVALALTIAPLAAPPAQAITPPPIDPGALPPDVTGPDQPTEQRVQCSSPTVLPDSTFHDPPWGNSYIGVTEAHKFATGAGVTVAVIDTGVDASARLPAEPGGDFVDQTGDGLSDCDAHGTLTAAIIGGRPAPTDGYVGVAPDARVLSIRQTSEAFEPVGTQANPNDPNATPAAGSIRSLARAVVHAANLGAGVINISEAACYKVTKPIDEASLGAAIDYAANVKGVVIVVAAGNTGGDCAQNPSPDAATPADSRGWNKVQTVVTPAWYAPLVLPVGGIGESGVPSTFSMHGPWVGVAAPAENIVALGHHGEPVNALQGKEGPVPIAGTSFAAAYVSGLAALLRQRFPALTPVQIINRITATARHPGGGVDNLVGAGVVNAVAALTWDIAPGPATIPYSVRRMPPPAPEQAPDRRPITAVTFAVGGLLLALVFGALTARALRRR; encoded by the coding sequence GTGCACCGGATCTTGTCGACAACGGTGGCGCTGGCCTTGACGATAGCGCCGCTGGCCGCGCCGCCCGCCCAGGCAATCACTCCGCCCCCGATCGACCCGGGCGCGCTGCCGCCGGACGTGACCGGCCCCGACCAGCCGACCGAGCAGCGAGTGCAGTGCTCGTCGCCCACGGTGCTACCGGACTCCACATTCCACGATCCGCCGTGGGGCAACTCCTACATCGGGGTCACCGAAGCCCACAAGTTCGCCACCGGCGCCGGGGTGACGGTCGCCGTGATCGACACCGGCGTCGACGCCTCCGCACGGCTACCGGCCGAGCCCGGCGGCGATTTCGTCGACCAGACCGGCGACGGGTTGTCGGACTGCGACGCGCATGGAACGCTCACCGCGGCCATCATCGGCGGTCGGCCCGCACCCACCGATGGTTACGTAGGCGTCGCACCCGACGCCCGGGTGCTCTCCATACGCCAAACCTCGGAGGCGTTCGAACCTGTTGGTACTCAAGCGAATCCGAATGACCCCAATGCCACGCCGGCTGCCGGGTCGATCCGCAGTCTGGCTCGTGCGGTGGTGCATGCGGCCAATCTAGGCGCCGGCGTGATCAACATCAGTGAAGCGGCCTGCTACAAGGTGACCAAACCGATCGACGAGGCGAGCCTTGGTGCCGCAATCGACTACGCCGCCAACGTCAAGGGGGTGGTGATCGTCGTCGCGGCAGGCAACACCGGGGGCGACTGCGCGCAGAACCCTTCGCCCGACGCCGCGACCCCCGCCGACTCGCGCGGCTGGAACAAGGTGCAAACCGTTGTGACGCCGGCCTGGTACGCACCGCTGGTGCTCCCGGTCGGTGGAATCGGCGAGAGCGGCGTGCCAAGCACATTTTCGATGCACGGTCCATGGGTCGGTGTGGCCGCGCCCGCGGAGAACATCGTCGCACTCGGGCACCACGGCGAGCCCGTGAACGCCCTCCAAGGCAAGGAGGGTCCGGTCCCCATCGCCGGCACCTCGTTCGCCGCAGCCTACGTGTCCGGTCTGGCGGCGCTGCTCCGGCAGCGATTTCCGGCTCTGACGCCGGTGCAGATCATCAACCGGATCACCGCTACCGCACGGCATCCCGGCGGCGGGGTCGACAATCTGGTCGGCGCGGGCGTCGTCAACGCCGTCGCGGCACTGACGTGGGATATCGCCCCCGGCCCGGCGACCATTCCGTACAGCGTCCGACGGATGCCGCCGCCGGCGCCCGAGCAGGCACCCGATCGACGGCCGATCACGGCGGTGACGTTTGCCGTCGGTGGACTGCTGCTGGCGCTGGTCTTCGGGGCGTTGACAGCGCGGGCGTTGAGGCGCCGATGA